The DNA sequence GATCAAAATATTTCGAGAATCAACTAAAAATTTGCCTTCCATTACAGCAATAACTTTCGGAAGAATACACTTTGCAATTCCTCGCCAGCCGGCGTGGACGGCTGCAATCGTTTTTGTTTGTGGATCAAAAAGAAGTGCAGCAATACAATCTGCAGTTTTTATGAGAAGTGGAATATTTTTTTTCTGAGTAACAAATGCATCTTTTCCCAAATATACTCCTGAAGTTTCAACAATTTCCACGGCATCGCTGTGAATTTGATCTGAGAATACTGGCGGATATTTTTTCAGATACTGAGCCTTGCTCCAGTCTTCCTTCGAAAAGTCGAATGGCTTTCCGAGAAATTCAGCAGAAATTTCGCGTGCATAAGACTTAAAAATTCTCGGTACTATTTTCATGAAACTCCAAAAAATTTTTTCGCCACTTTCGGAAAAACGGAAAGCATGTCTATTGCTGAAAAAGAAAGATGTGTCTGAGCGAGTTCTTCACCACATTTTCCCCAAAGGAATGCTCCTAATTCGGAAGAATTAAGAGAAGAAAGCCCCTGAGCAAAAAATCCGGCAACAATTCCAGCAAGAACATCTCCTGTTCCTCCAACACTCATTTCTGGGACGCCAGTTTTATTTTCGACAACTTCGCCATTTTTATTGGCAATAATGTCAACTCTCCCTTTTTTGAGAATTGTATAGGTATATTTTTTCGCCATTTCCTGAACAATTTTCGGTGTCGAATTTTTTCCAAAAAGCCTTTGGAATTCTCCTTCGTGAGGAGTCAAAATCCATTCTGATTTTTTTTTGATTGTTAAAATTTCAGGAATAAGCGCATCTGCATCAATCACGGCGGGAATGTTCACATTGGTGAGAATATCCAGAATCGCGGCATGAGTTTCTGGATGTTTTCCGAGTCCATTTCCGAGGACAAGAACATCGGCAGTTTTTGCTCGCTCGAGAATACTCTGAACATTGGATAAAGTAAGATGTGGTTTTCCAAAAGAATGCACAATAAAATTGAAGCTCGCCATTTTTGTGACCATCGCTTGAGCTTCAGGAACAAAGAGCGAGACAAGATCAACGCCGCTTTTTTCAGCTCCCAGTGCAGCCAAAATCGGAGCGCCATGGAATACTTCACTTCCGCCGATAATGAGAATTTTTCCGTGATCGCCTTTGTGAGCATCCAAATTTCGGACAGGGAACTTCATGTATGTAGTCTGCCATAACTCCAAAAACAGATCACGTAAAAAGTCAAAAATATTTCCTTTTCACTTTTCCAAAAAAATGACAAAATCACACCTGTCATGGAAAAAAAGATTCTTAAAAAATGGCTCATATATTTTCTCATTCTTCTTGCGATCCTTATTCTTTTGGGAGCGCAGGGGATCATCTTAATTCTGATTTTTGCATGGATGTTTTTTCCCAGAGTTTTTTCGAAGATATTTGCTGAAATGAAAACTAAATTTCCCAAAAAAGGAATTGATATTTCAGAGTTTCAATCCTCCGAAAAACCCTCATCTCGTCCTTCTTTTTCCTCATTTTTCCCACCTTTTATGTCTCCCTTTCAGCTGAATGTGAAAGTAGTCGTCGGCATAGTAGCGACACTTCTCGTCATTTTTATTATTATTGATGGACTTGTAAGTGTTCCGATTGGTCACGTTGCCGTTATTTATGATCGAACAAGAGGAGTTCTCAAAGAAGAACTTCCAGAAGGACTGCATCTCAAAATCCCATTTTGGCAGGTTGCCACCATCGTGGACACGCGTTTACAGGAGTACACCATGAGCATCGCCACAGAGGAAGGAAGAATTCGAGGAGATGATTCCATTGAGGCTCTCACGAAAGATGGTCAAACCGTCTGGATTGATGCGACTGTTCGATATCGCATTCAGCCTGATAAAGCCTCAGATATACTCCATGAAATCGGTTCTGATTATGATGGGATAATTATCCGCCCAGAA is a window from the Candidatus Peregrinibacteria bacterium genome containing:
- a CDS encoding polyphenol oxidase family protein, which gives rise to MKIVPRIFKSYAREISAEFLGKPFDFSKEDWSKAQYLKKYPPVFSDQIHSDAVEIVETSGVYLGKDAFVTQKKNIPLLIKTADCIAALLFDPQTKTIAAVHAGWRGIAKCILPKVIAVMEGKFLVDSRNILIALSPSIELLEFTNPLAETPAFFHPFVNTEYQVDLWKIAKNQLCKNGILEKHIEMPTFCTYTDPKKRFWSHRRGEAGRNGAIITLLSAI
- a CDS encoding NAD(P)H-hydrate dehydratase; translation: MKFPVRNLDAHKGDHGKILIIGGSEVFHGAPILAALGAEKSGVDLVSLFVPEAQAMVTKMASFNFIVHSFGKPHLTLSNVQSILERAKTADVLVLGNGLGKHPETHAAILDILTNVNIPAVIDADALIPEILTIKKKSEWILTPHEGEFQRLFGKNSTPKIVQEMAKKYTYTILKKGRVDIIANKNGEVVENKTGVPEMSVGGTGDVLAGIVAGFFAQGLSSLNSSELGAFLWGKCGEELAQTHLSFSAIDMLSVFPKVAKKFFGVS